One window of the Anopheles cruzii chromosome 2, idAnoCruzAS_RS32_06, whole genome shotgun sequence genome contains the following:
- the LOC128277419 gene encoding uncharacterized protein LOC128277419 has protein sequence MKCLVITEFISYDDLQFIYDNFLCLRRLEVYIDDEVSIVADDSVRFDRLEHLQELKVSDNIRIRSIHRNNVRCMTITHRPAVLDSRSGIKNCDLGWIPQKFPLLNRLILEECSVSLVAVEQLHNLLPSCRIDYDSTRF, from the exons ATGAA GTGTCTGGTAATCACGGAATTCATATCGTACGATGATTTACAGTTCATCTACGACAATTTTTTATGTCTTCGACGCTTAGAAGTATACATCGATGATGAG GTGTCGATAGTAGCAGACGATTCTgtccgattcgatcgattggaACACTTGCAGGAACTTAAGGTATCGGACAATATTAGAATTCGTTCCATTCATCGTAACAACGTTCGGTGCATGACAATAACCCATAGACCG GCTGTTCTTGATTCACGCTCAGGTATCAAGAACTGTGATCTTGGCTGGATACCACAGAAGTTCCCTTTGCTGAATAGACTGATCCTTGAGGAATGCTCGGTGTCTTTGGTTGCGGTCGAACAGCTACATAACTTGCTGCCCTCGTGTAGAATCGACTACGACAGCACACGCTTCTAG